AATAAATTTTCTGAATACTTCCAGCACCTGGCCGCATAGAAATATGCTGATTTAGCGTTATAGTGGAATATAAACTCATTCCGCTTGAAAAGAACGAGGCCATCAATTATTCTCATCAATCAATTTTCCATCGGGCTGGTGCTGTTACCCATTGGCATTTTCCTGATGCTCCCTAACTACAAAGGCGAGGAAGTTGAACCACTAAAGATTCCAGTCATCGTTGGCAATAAGGATTCTACAAGCCTATGCCTGTCACCAAACTACATGCTGAATGCCTGGTATCATGTAGAAAGACTTGATAGCATTGCGGATACACTGGATATTTCCATACCAGGAAAAAATACCAAAGGACTATATTTTGAGTCGTTTGAACTCCCTGAGTTTGAGGACAAGTTGATTTTCTCCAATGATTATATTCAGGTTATGGTAGATACGGTTAATGAACTAACCATGCAAAAAAAGCCTATTTGGGCCAGTTATCTTTTTCACGACAGACTTTCAAATAAAGACAGGGTGGTTCTTCAGGATGACACGTTAATCCAACAGGTTAAGAGCTTCCCGATCTATATAGCGAATCTTTCCAACATATATGCGGCTACACTTAAAATTCAGGATGGCAGCATGATCATGTCTGTCGAGGCTGTTGACGAACATGGCGAATGGAAGCCCATTGAGTACTGGTCGCACAGTTGGTGCGGAAACAGTTATTACGAACATATCATACCTCCACGACATTTTCTAATGACAAGAGGAATCAAGTGCAGTGGTGATTTTGAAACAAAATGCAGATTGAAGCTAATCAATACCAACGCGACACTTTATTCAAATGAGTTCATCATGTTGATCAATAAGACGCAATTTGAAAATCCTACTCAAAAAGATACATTGAAAGACAAATAGTTTTTACAGAGACGGTTCACCAATTGAGCTAAAAAGTGGCATTTCATTGTATTCTTTCTGACGGAAATATCGAGCACCGAACAAGATGAACACAAACATCTATATGAACTTCCTACATTGTAGAATCATATAATATATGAAAGAAGAAAATCAGATTGTCATATACCAGACCAATGATGGTCAGACCCAAATTGATGTAAAACTTCAGCATGAGACAATTTGGCTTTCTCAAAGGCAAATGGCTGAATTATTTGAAAAAGATTCGGACACTATAGGTTTGCACCTAAAAAACATCTTTGAGTCTGAAGAATTGGAAGAATCGACAACTACCGAGTATTTCTCGGTAGTTCAAAAAGAAGGTAATCGATTGGTTAAAAGAAACTTAAGATGCTACAATCTGGATGCAATACTATCTGTTGGTTATCGTGTAAACTCCAAACGAGGCACTCAATTCCGTATATGGGCAAACAGAATCCTTAAAGATTTTTTGGTTAAAGGTCATGCTATCAATGAAAAGCGACTGAAAGAAGCGCAACAGCAGTTTTCGGATTTGAAAAAAACTGTAAAACTGCTCGAAAAAGTAGCTAATCAAAAGCTCCTCTCTTCTGATGAAGCTACCGGATTGCTAAAAGTTATCACTGATTATTCCTACGCCTTGGATGTACTTGACAAATACGACCACAGGCAACTTGCGATAGAAGAAACAACCAAAACAGAAATATTTAGGATAAACTATTCTGAAGCACTAATAGCTATTAACAGACTAAGAATAAGCTTTGGTGGAAGTTCTCTGTTCGGGCATGAAAAGGACAAATCATTTAAAGGTTCCCTTTCAGCAATTTATCAAACGTTTGATGGTGTTGATCTTTATCCAAGCATAGAAGAGAAAGGAGCACACTTACTTTATTTCATTGTAAAAAACCATTCCTTTTCCGATGGAAATAAACGGATTGCAGCATTTATTTTCGTCTGGTTTTTAGAAAGAAATCATTTACTATATTCAGAAGAAGGTCAAAAACGCATGGCAGACAATGCACTTGTAGCATTGACACTAATGATTGCCGAAAGTGAACCGAAGGAAAAAGATATGATGATCAAAGTGATTGTCAATCTGATAAACAGGAATAATTGATTGAATCAAATAACTATAGCAACACATACCC
The window above is part of the Flavobacteriales bacterium genome. Proteins encoded here:
- a CDS encoding virulence protein RhuM/Fic/DOC family protein translates to MKEENQIVIYQTNDGQTQIDVKLQHETIWLSQRQMAELFEKDSDTIGLHLKNIFESEELEESTTTEYFSVVQKEGNRLVKRNLRCYNLDAILSVGYRVNSKRGTQFRIWANRILKDFLVKGHAINEKRLKEAQQQFSDLKKTVKLLEKVANQKLLSSDEATGLLKVITDYSYALDVLDKYDHRQLAIEETTKTEIFRINYSEALIAINRLRISFGGSSLFGHEKDKSFKGSLSAIYQTFDGVDLYPSIEEKGAHLLYFIVKNHSFSDGNKRIAAFIFVWFLERNHLLYSEEGQKRMADNALVALTLMIAESEPKEKDMMIKVIVNLINRNN